TTGCGACCATTGGAATTATCTACCTCGCTTACCGCGCCGAGATGAACTCTCACAAGGAAAACGAAGAAGCAATTAAGATGACTATAATGTCGCTGGACGAAAGGGATGCCATCAGGGATCCCTCACTTTTCAGAAAGTCCATAACAGTGCTCATTGGTGTCGTCATTGGATTCTTCTTCCACGACAAACTTGGTGTTGAGCCTGCTGTTATAGCCCTCACAGGAGCCTCAATACTGCTCCTCTGGAGCAGAGCGTCACCTGAACACGCACTTGAGAAAGTCGAGTGGGCGACGCTCTTCTTCTTCGGCGGCCTGTTCATAATCGTTGGCTCCCTAGTTGAGACGGGTCTGATCACCCAGGTCGCCAACTGGATGGTTAGTCACATCCACAGCGAGGGCGAGGCAGTCCTGATAATTTCGTGGTTCTCAGCGTTCTCAAGTGCAATAGTTGACAACATCCCATTCACAGCGACTATGATACCGCTGATAAAGGCAATGGGTAATCACATGAACCCCTACCCGCTCTGGTGGGCGCTCTCACTGGGAGCGTGCCTCGGAGGGAATGGTACTGCCATAGGTGCCAGCGCGAACGTCGTCGTCATAGGTATAGCCCACCGCGAGGGCGTGAGAATAACGTTCAACGACTTCCTGAAGGTTGGAATGACCATTATGGTAACGACCGTGGCCATAGGGACGGCTATAATCTGGTTGAGGTACGTTGGGTTGTGAGGTGGTGGATATGAGGATACTCGTGCTCGTGGATGGCTCAAAGTGGAGCCAAAAGGCAGCCCTTCATGCGTTTTCGGTGGCGAAGAAAAAGGGAGCTAAGGTGGTACTGTTCTCCGTCCTGGACAGGAAGGAGGCGCAGGCGATAGCGGTAAGCCTCGCAATGAGAAGCGGCGACGTTGAAAAGCTCAAGAAGTTCGAGGAAACTGCCTGGAAGGAGATGAAGAAGGGCATCCACGACGTTATCTCCGCCCTTCTGGAGCTCGGACAGAGGGAGGGTATCAACTGCTCCTTCAGGATTGTCGAAGGAAACGCCCGCGAGAAAGTCCTTGAGGAGGCAAACAGCGGGAAGTACTCCCTTGTCGTGATGGGTGCGTACGGAAAGAGCGGAAAGACGAGGATAGGCTCTCTCCTCGAGGACGTTGTGGGGGTGATAAAGCCTCCCGTGATGATAGTCAGGTGAAGGCTTTTAAGCCCTCTTCTATTTTTGCCTTTAGGTGAGAGAATGGAGTTCCTGTACACGTATGAGACTCTCAAGCTGGAGTTCCCGCTCGTAGAACCCGAGAAAGCCAGGTTCATCCTGCTGGGGGTTCCCTTCGACGGGACTACGAGCTACAAAGCTGGGGCACGCTTCGGGCCGACCCTAATAAGGCAGGCGACTCTGAACCTTGAGAGCTACATCCTAGACTACGACCTTGACATAGCGGAGCTCCCAATAGCCGACATCGGAGACATTGCCGTCGTCGCAGGAGACCCGAGGAAAACGGCAGACAGGGTAAGGGAAACCCTTGAAGAGCTCAAGAAGGCAAACCCAAAGGCTATTCCAATCCTCCTAGGCGGAGAACATTCCCAGACGCTTGGAGCAGTTGAAGCACTGAAGCCAGCAAGCTACGTCGTCTTCGACGCCCACCTCGACCTGCGCAACAGCTACGAAGACAACCCCTACAACCATGCCTGCGTCGCGAGGCGGATCAGCGAGCTAGGGGTAAAGGAAGCGATATTCGGAATCAGGAGTGGCACCAAAGAGGAAGTCGATTTTGCAAGGGAGAGGGATATCCCGTGGGTGCACGCGAGGGACTACAGCTTTGACGCCTTCGTTGACCTCGTAGAGGCCCTTCCCGAACCGGTTTACCTCTCAATCGACATCGACGTCTTTGACCTCTCTATGGTGCCCTCAACGGGCACTCCTGAGGCGGGAGGTTTAAGGTTCTGGGAGGTAGTGGAGGCAATAGAATGGCTGGTCGAGAAGAAGGAGATAGCGGGCTTTGACATAATGGAGGTTGCAGGTGAAAAGCTCGGCGATCCGACGGCATTGACGGCTGCAAAGCTCCTCTTCTACTCCATTGGTGCAATGGCAAAATTCGGGCGCTGAGCCTTCTGCGTTCTTTTTTCAGTATCCATCACCGTGAAAAAATGCATTTTTCTATGCTCTTCTG
This sequence is a window from Thermococcus kodakarensis KOD1. Protein-coding genes within it:
- a CDS encoding universal stress protein, with translation MRILVLVDGSKWSQKAALHAFSVAKKKGAKVVLFSVLDRKEAQAIAVSLAMRSGDVEKLKKFEETAWKEMKKGIHDVISALLELGQREGINCSFRIVEGNAREKVLEEANSGKYSLVVMGAYGKSGKTRIGSLLEDVVGVIKPPVMIVR
- a CDS encoding SLC13 family permease; this encodes MEPMELIALAIFIGVYGLIMSERIHRTVAAMVGASLVLLIKIVPWEKVPEYLDLDTILLLAGMMVVVNVARESGLFEYIAIKTAKLSKGSPMKVLLLFSVVTAVVSAFLDNVTTVLLLTPMLLYITKKMGVNPIPFLLSEVFASNIGGTATLIGDPPNIMIGSAANLSFNEFILNMGPIALVDLFATIGIIYLAYRAEMNSHKENEEAIKMTIMSLDERDAIRDPSLFRKSITVLIGVVIGFFFHDKLGVEPAVIALTGASILLLWSRASPEHALEKVEWATLFFFGGLFIIVGSLVETGLITQVANWMVSHIHSEGEAVLIISWFSAFSSAIVDNIPFTATMIPLIKAMGNHMNPYPLWWALSLGACLGGNGTAIGASANVVVIGIAHREGVRITFNDFLKVGMTIMVTTVAIGTAIIWLRYVGL
- the speB gene encoding agmatinase — encoded protein: MEFLYTYETLKLEFPLVEPEKARFILLGVPFDGTTSYKAGARFGPTLIRQATLNLESYILDYDLDIAELPIADIGDIAVVAGDPRKTADRVRETLEELKKANPKAIPILLGGEHSQTLGAVEALKPASYVVFDAHLDLRNSYEDNPYNHACVARRISELGVKEAIFGIRSGTKEEVDFARERDIPWVHARDYSFDAFVDLVEALPEPVYLSIDIDVFDLSMVPSTGTPEAGGLRFWEVVEAIEWLVEKKEIAGFDIMEVAGEKLGDPTALTAAKLLFYSIGAMAKFGR